CTCAGAGGCCACCCCGACGCAGTCACTCGAGAATCATACCCTCGTTGTGAGTTTATAGCGATCGATAGAGCCGACCCTGGTGGGCAACAGGCTTAACTACCCGCCCGTCGCCAGTGTCCATCCATGGACGAAAAAACCGAGGAACTGCGGGACATCTTCACCAGCGTCACCGACGGCGAGGACACCGTCACCGAATCGCAAGAGGACACCCGCGGCTCGCTCGAGCAGGACGAACGAACCGTCGAGGAGCGTCTCGAGGCCGTTATCACGCAGATGCACGACCGCTACGGGTTCGAGACCGACCTCTCCGACGAGGAGCTGATCGCCGTCGCGGAGGGGTTTTACGACGGCGAGAGCGACGCCGAGATCGCCGATTCGATCGGGATCGACGCCGAGACCGTTTTCGACGCGCGCCTGGCGATGCACCTGATCGGCGAGGACGACGCCGACGAGGTCGACCTCGCCGTGATCCGCGCGCGCGAGGAGTCCGACGCCGAACTCGCCGAGCGCTACGGCGTCGACACCGCCGATATCAGCCGCTATCGTCGCGTCGCCGACGCGAAAGACGAGTCGCGGGCGGCAAACGACCGCTACCGCGACGAGTTCGACAGCTTACTCGGCGACTCCGACATCTCCGACCGAATGGCGACCGACGTCCGCGAGGACGGCCTCGAGGACGCCACCGAAGGCATGGAAACCGACGTCTCCTTCTGAGGGGTTCCCGTCTCCCTCCGAGAGTTTATATACGATCGAGCGGCCCACCGTCCCGTGACGCTCGTCACCTTCAGCGATCTCCGAACGGCCGCCTACTGCCCGCGCAAGTGCTACTACGTCCGCCGCGACGACGACCGCGAGCCACCTCCCGGCGTCGACCGTCGGCGCGCCCTCGCAACCCGCTACGAGGCGCTTCTCGAGGCCGACGACGACGAACTCGCGGCCGAACCGATCGCCCTCGGACCGGCGGCCTACCGCGAGCGCCTCGCGGAGAGCCGTCGGCGCCTCGCGGCGGCCGACCGGTGGCGCCCGCTCTGTGAACCGCGGGAACGCAACGTTCTCGCCGAGGGCCGCCACGTTCGCGGCGTCGTCCACAAGGTACTCACCGATCCCCTCGAGCCGTCCCTCGTCTCGACCGGAAAACCGCCGGAGACGGGCGTCTGGGAGCCCCAGTCGGTCCACGCCGTCGCGGCGGCGAAGGCCCTCGCCTGGGAGCACGAGACGCCGGTCGAGCGGGCCTGGCTCGAGTACCCCGCCTACGGCGTGATCCGCGCCGTCCCGCTGACGACTCGTCGGAAGGCGATCTACCGACGGACGCTCCGGACGGTCCGCGAACTCGACGGACCGCCGCCGCGTCTGGGAAACCGGTCGAAGTGTCGATCCTGCGGCTACGCTGCCGAGTGCGGCGTTCGTACCCGGACGCTGCGGTCGCTCATACAGCGGTTCACGGGGTAGCGGAAACCGACCCGCCTACCGGGTCGCCAGCCAGGCCTCGATCTCGTCGGCGAGCGTGCCGCGGCGATGGATCGTCCCGCTCGAGACGTCGACGACGGTGCTCTCGGTGCCCGCCGTCTCGCCGGCCTCGAGGACGACCCTGGCGACGTCGCGGATTTCGGCATCGAGGTCGCCGGGTCGGCGGGCGCTCGGTCGCCCGCTGACGTTCGCGCTGGTCGCCGTGATCGGCGTTTCGGCGCGCTCACACAGCGAGAGCGCGAGCGGGTGATCCGGCACCCTGATCCCGACCCGGTCGCCGCCGGCGGTGAGGACGTCCGGCACGCGCTCGCGGCGCCGGCAGAGCACCGTGACCGGCCCGGGGAGAAACCGGGCCATGAACTGCCGCTCGCGGTCGGTCGCGCGGACGAACTCGAGGGCCGCCGGCACGGAGGGGACGGCCATCGAGATCGGGTTCGACCGGTCGCGGCCCTTCGCCTCGTAGACGCGCTCGACGGCGGCCGGCTCGAGCGCGTCGGCGCCGAGGCCGTAGACGGTTTCGGTCGGGTAGACGACCAGCTCGCCGGCGTCGATCGCGGCTGCGGCGGACTCGAGATCGGTCATTCGTCGTTGCTTGGCGTCGCGTCCTAAAAACTATGCGAGACCGAGTCGCGCCTCGAGGTCGTCGTAGTCGGGGAACTCGGGCCACTCGCGGGCGACCCACGCCGCCTCGACGGCGCCCTCGCCGCCGACCGCAACGAACGCGAGGCGCGGTTCGCTCACGCCGGCCATCCCGTCTAAGTCGTGGGCGATTCCGTAGGCGGCGGCCACCTCGTTCGCGGGATCGGCGAAGATCGAGAACGGGTACTCGCGCTCGTCGAGGAAGTGCGAGATCGAATACGGCGTCGAGGCGGTAACGCCGGCTACCGACACGCCGCTCTCGCCGGCGTCGCCGGCAACACCCCAGCCGCGCTCGCGGAGTTCGTCCCAAACGTACTGGGCGACGAACGAGCCGATCATGGGGGTGAACACCAGGACCGTCGCCCCCTCCTCGAGCAGGGAGGAAAGCGACCGGTCGGTCCAGTCGTCTGCGGTCACCAGCGGGCGGACGAAGTCGGGGGCCTCGTCGCCGGACGCGGGGTGGTCGGCGGGTCCGAGATCGACGACGTCGAACTCAGGCATCAGTCGTCACCCCCGGCGTCGGTGGCGGTCACACTACTGTCGGCGGTCGATTCCTCGAGCGAGCCGTCAGCGTAGGTCGACTCGAGGTAGTCGACGATGTTGGCGCTCTCGGCCATCGTGACGCCGGTGCGCTCGTCGACGAGCACCGGCACGGTGCGGACGCCCGCGGCGCGTTTGACGGCGTCCCGCCGGGAGTGCAGCGGCTCGACGAATCGCGAGCGGTACTCGAGGCCGTACTCCTGGAGGCGGCGAACGACTCGCTCGCAGTACGGACAGGCCTGCAGTCGGTACAGCGTGAGCGGTGGTTCCGTAACGTCTGCCATATCCACGTTTTCGGAGAAGGACGGGGTAAACGTGTCGCCGGTGGCGGCGAGAAAGGAGAAAGCGTTAATCGGCCGGCGGATAAATCTCCGCCAGTCAATGGTGCTGATTTCGCTCCTGGAGGTGGTGCCTCTCGCCTACGAGATCCCCGGAACCGGGATCGAGATCGCGGAGTCGACGGTCACGTGGTTCGGGATCGCCGCCGTCGCCGTGCTCATCCTGCTGTCGGGGTTTTTCTCCTCCTCGGAGATCGCGATGTTCTCGCTGCCGAAACACCGCGTCGAGGGGATGGTCGAGGAGGAGGTTCCGGGAGCGGCCCGCGTCAAGGCGCTCAAGGACGACCCCCACCGGCTGCTCGTGACGATCCTCGTCGGAAACAACATCGTCAACATCGCGATGTCCTCGATCGCGACGGCCGTGATCTCGCTTCACCTCGGCGGGCTGTACGGCGTCATCTTCGCGACGTTCGGTATCACCGCGATCGTTCTGCTGTTCGGTGAGAGCGCCCCCAAATCCTACGCGGTCGAGAACACCGAGTCGTGGGCGATCCGGGTCGCCAAACCGCTGAAAACCACCGAGTACCTGCTGTACCCGATGGTCGTCCTCTTCGACTACCTCACCCGCCAGGTCAACAAAGTCACCGGCTCGACGGGCGCGATCGAGACTCCCTACGTCACCCGCGACGAGATCCAGGGGATGATCGAATCGGGCGAGCGCGAGGGCGTCTTAGAGGAGGAAGAACACGAGATGCTCCAGCGCATCTTCCGGTTCAACCAGACCATCGTCAAGGAGGTGATGACGCCGCGCCTGGACATAACCGCGGTCCCGAAAGACGCCGACGTCGACGAGGCGATCGAAACCTGCATCCAGAGCGGTCACGCCCGCATTCCGGTCTACGAGGGGAGTCTCGACAACGTTCAGGGCGTCGTCCACATCCGGGATCTAGTTCGAGACCTCAACTACGGCGAGACCGAGGATCTCGAGCTACAGGACCTGATCCAGCCCACGCTGCACGTCCCCGAGTCGAAGAACGTCGACGAACTACTGGCGGAGATGCGCGAGAACCGGATGCACATGGTGATCGTGATCGACGAGTTCGGCACCACCGAGGGGCTCGTGACGATGGAGGACGTCGTCGAGGAGATCGTCGGCGAAATCCTGGAGGGTGGCGAGGAGGTTCCCATCGAGGAGATCGACGAGAACACCGTCCTCGTCCGGGGCGAAGTCAACATCGAGGAGGTAAACGAAGCCCTCGAGATCGACCTCCCCGAGGGCGAGGAGTTCGAGACTATCGCCGGCTTCATCTTCAACCGCGCGGGTCGGCTCGTCGAGGAGGGCGAGGAGATCACCTACGACGGCGTCCGGATCACGATCGAGGACGTCGAGAACACGCGGATCATGAAGGCCCGCCTGACGAAGCTCCCCGAGTACGAACGGACGGCCGAAGCGGCCGAGAACGACGACACCGAGTGACCGGGCGGCCCCTGTACGCCACTCGCAGTTTTGCGGTCTCTACTCGACCAGCGCCTGGACCTCGCGGGCGACCTCCGGCGGCACGACCAGCCGGCGCGGACCCTGTACGTACTGGCCGTCGGGCTGGGCGTAGCTGAGCTTCAACACCGTCGCGTCGCCGAGTCTGCGGACCGAGACGGCCTCGATGTGCTCGAGGTCCACCGCTTCTTCTGGGTCGTAGAGGTAAATCGTCCGCTCGTCGACGTCGAGCGCGCCCACCGACTGGAGAAACGCCGAGAGGACGATGGCGACGACGGCCAGCGGAAGCAACAGCGCGGCGAGGCCGGTGAACGGGCCGGCGCCGACCGCCAGCAGTTCGTGCTGGCTGGCGACCCGCCCGCCGACCATCAGCAGGCCGATGACGGCTCCCATCACGACCATCCCCACGGCGGCGTCGGCCGCCTGTCGGAGCCCCGCGCCGCTGGGGGGTGTGATCGGGAGCGACCGCGTCAGTCGCTCGAGGCGCCGCTCTGCGTCACCGGCGGCGGCGAACGCGAGGATCGTCGCTGCGAGCGCGGCGAGGGCGGCGCCGATCACCGCCTGTGGCGGTGTGATCGAGAGGCCGAACGCGAGCGCCGACGGCGTGCCGAGCTGGCCGGCGAGGTCGAACAGTCGCCAGAACACGATCAGCCCGACCATCGCGAGGAACGTTCCGACGCCGAAACTCCAGAGGAGACGAACCGTCCGCGAGGTCGAGGCGTCCCGTCGCCACTGCACCGTTCGGGAGTCGTCCATACGAGAGTGTCAAAACCGGGCGGGTAAAGCCCGTTCGGTCTCGACCACGGCGAGGCTCGTTCAGAACAGCAGCCACGCGACGCCGCGGTAGGCGCCGAAGGAGACGACGATCGAGAGAACGAACGAGATCGCCCACGCGAGGACGGTAAACCCCATCTTTCGGGCGCTGACGCCGCCGCCGGACGCCGCCGCGGCGTAGCCGCTGCCGATGATCGCACTGACGACGATCTGGTTGAACGAGACGGGAATACCGTACAGAATCGCGACCTGTGCGATGGCGAACGACGGAATGAGTGCGGCAATCGACCGCCGGGGGCCCAGCGAGGAGTAGTCCTGGGAGATCGCCTTGATCATCCGCGGTGCGCCGGTCCACGCTCCGACCAGCAGGCCAACGCCGCCACCGAGCAGGAGGGCAGTGATCGAGAGGCCGACGTCGTCGGAGAGCGGAACCAGCGGACCGACGGCGAGGCCGACCTGGCTCCCCCCGGCGGAGAAGGCGACGAGGCCGCCGAGAACGAGCAGGAAGTGCCGTTCGGCGATCGTCGTTCCGGCGCGCATGTCCCTGTGGAGCGCGGCGGTGAACGCGATCGCGAGAAGCCCCGTCGCAGCGACGACGCCGAAGGCACTCGGCCCCGGAATCCAGGCCGACAGCGTTACGGCGACCGACGCGCCGCCGTCTGGCGGCCCGAGCACCGCGAACTCGATGTTCGCCAGCAACACGCCGACGATCGCTGCCAGAATCAGTACGACGTGGCGTTCCGGAATCGGCTCCTCGCGGAGCGCTCGAGCGGTGAGATACGCGATCCCGCCGCCGACGAACGGCGTCAGCAGCCAGAGGGCGGCGATCTCCTGGTACTTCAGCCAGGCCGGATCGCCCCCCATCGCGAATCCGACGCCGATCACCGCACCGGTGACGGTGAACGCCGTCGCTATCGGGTAACCGGTGAAGACGCCGATGGCGACTAACGTGGCCGCGATCGTGAGTGCGATCGTTGCGGCCTCGGCCGACAGCGTCACGCCCCCGATGAGTTCCTCGCCGACTGCTTCCGAAACGTTCGCACCTTGGAACACTGCACCCAGAAAACAGCAGAGACCGACGAGAAACCCGGCGCGCATCACCGAGATCGCGTTCGCGCCCACCGCGGGCGCGAACGGCGTCGAGCCGCTCGAGCCCGCACCGATCGTCCACGCCATGAACAGACTTGCGACGGCTGCAACGGCGAACGTCCCCAGCGTCGCTACGTCGACCATCTATCGGCTCTCTATTCGGCGGCGCTACAAGTGTGTGCCGCCTGCGTTCAGCGATCCGCCCGTCTCACCGTCAGTTCGTCGTCGACCGGGAGTGGTCCTCGGGCTCCGGCGGCGGCTCTGCACCCTCGATGGCTTCGGAGGCGTCGGTGTCCTTTTCGATCTCGACGTGCCAGCGGTCGACGGTGTCCTCGTACTCCGCGAGGGTGTCGGAGACGCTGTCTTTCAGCGCGTCGTCGTTGACGTTGACTTCGAAGATGAACTCCTCGCCGTTGCCCCGGCCCGACTGCTGGATGTTGGCGCTGACCAGCTCGTTGTCGAAGTAGTACGGTGCGAGCTGGGTCATCACCCGCTGGTAGACGGTGTCCTCGACGCGTCGCAGCGCCTTCCGGCTGGCGGTGTCTGCCGCGCGGGCGACGTAGTCGATCGACTCCTTCCAGTTGCCCACCGCCTGGTCGGCGTCGTCGGCCTCGAGGGCCTCGTAGGACTCCGAGAGCTTCTCGCCGGCGGTCTGGATGTCCTCGTCGACGTCCTTTCCCGCGCGCTCGCCGCGGCCCTCCTCGACGCTGGCTTTGTCCGCGGTCTTCGCGCTGACGTCGGTCTCGAGGGTTTCGTGGGCTTTCGGCCGCCACTCCTCCCACTCCTCGAAGGCGCGGGCGTACCGGGCGCCGTAGTCGTGTTCGGGCTCGTGGACGCGTGCGTCCCGAAGCGCCTGCGTCACGCGCTCTCCGTGTTCGACGACGTCGCCCCAGTCGCCGCGGATCTTGAATCCGGAGATGCTCTCTTCCATTCGGGTGAGAGGGTTATGCTACGGGTTGGTATAAACTTCTTCGCTGTGCGATAGCCAGGACCGGCCGGCGACCCGGCGCAGACGAAACCGTGTCACTCCGCCGCCAGCGTGGAAATCCCCTCGAGCGTCCGCTCGAGTTCGCCCCTGCGCTTCCAGGCGGCGATCCGGTCGGTGAGCGCGGCCGGCGGGACCCCCATCTCGACCGTCGAGCGGGCGACGACGCGGACGCCCTCGTTCTCCGGCGCGTAGGTGAGCGTCGTCTCGAGGGTCTCGAGCGGTCCGCCGACGTGCTCGTAGCGAAAGCCGTTCTCGAGCGGCTCGAACCGGACCCGGGTCGCGAGCCCGCGCGCGGCGGCGTCGACGATCCACTCGCCGTCTCGCTTTTCGACGTCGCCGACCGTGAACGTCCCCTCGCACTCGACGATGGCGTCGGGCGTGAGTCGGCGCTCGAGCACCGCCGGCTGCGTGCTGACGAACCGGGAGACCTCCACCGTTCCCATTGCCTTCGATTCTCGGACCGATACCTTATACTCCCCGGCGGTGCCGTGTGCAAACGAGATGCCGATCGAAGACAGGGACGAGGCCTACCTCGTCACCCACGCACTGGCGAAGGACACCCTCTCGCGGCTGCGAGACGTCGAAACCGAGCAGGTGGGCTTTCGAAAGGGGCTCGTCAAACTCGGCCGGATCTGCGGCTACGAGATCATCGACGGTCGGATGGACACCGAGTACGTCGAGATCGAGACGCCCCTCGAGGCGACGATGGGCGAGCGCGTCAAGGGCCTCGACGACGTGGTGATCATCAACGTGTTGCGGGCGGCGACGCCGTTCGTCGAGGGGCTGCTCAAGGCGTTCCCGCGGGCCAGACAGGGCGTCATCAGCGCCAGTCGCGACGAGGAAGCAGGCCGCGGCGCCGACGGCACGTTCCCCATCACGGTCGACTACGTGAAGCTGCCCGAGATCCGCGAGGAGGACACCGTGATCGTCGCCGATCCGATGCTCGCGACGGGGAGTACGATGTGTACCGTCCTCGAGCACGTCATCGAGAGCTCGCCCGAACCGGAACACCTGATCGTCCTCTCGGCGGTGTCGGCGCCCGACGGCCTGCTCCGCGTGGGCGAGGCGTTCCCCGAGGTCGACCTGCTGACGGTGTCGATCGACGACTACCTCGACGACGACGGCTTCATCGTCCCCGGACTGGGCGACGCGGGCGACCGCGCGTTCCGGACGACGTAGCCTCGGCTACCCACGGCCGCTGTGACGACCCCTTGATTTCCCCTCGAGACCCGCCGCTTCCGGCCGATTTTCAGGCGACCCGTTCCGACGGAAGCGAGCGTCGGTTTCGGTTCGCTCGCGCGCGAGTCACGACTCCCCGCAGGTGTCGATTCCGAGCAGCGCGTTCATCGGACAGCGGCCGAGCACGCCGCTCGCGAGGACGTCGCTGCCGGCGATGAACGCGACCGTTCCGGCGGTACGGCGTCGGTACCGGTAGCCGACGACGAGCAGCGCGAGTCCGACGGCGAGCCGTAGCAGGCGGTCGAGTCCGCCGACGTTGCGTTTCATACGCGACCGATGGGACTCGAGACAGTTAGCTACTTCCTCCGGAACCGAACCCGTTCGTTTCCGCTCGAAACCGCCCGACTGGGGGCGGTCCGGGTCGATGTCGTTCCACCCGAACCGAACCCCTGACCGGGCGTTCGACGCGCCGAACGGTTACTCGTCTTCGGCGTCTTCGTCTTCCTCGCCCGCGGTGAGCCCGTCGTTGGGGCCGCGCTCGAGCGCCGGCGGGTCGTCGCTGTCGCTCGAGTAGCCGTCGAACCAGCGGACGATGCGCTCGATGCGATCGACGACGTGGGCGGGTTCGCCCGAGCGGGAGAGCTCGTGGCCCTCGCGGGGGTAGCGGACGAGCCGGGTGTCGACGCCGTGTTTCTTCAGCCCGAGGTAGTACAGCTCGGCGGTGTTCGCCGGGGTACGGAAGTCGTCGTCGGAGTGCAGTACCAGCGTGGGGGTCGTCACGTTCGGGACGTGGGCGACGGGGGACTGCTCCCAGAGGAACTCGGGGTCCTCCCAGGGAGTGACGCCGTAGTCGCCCTCGACCAGCTTGAACGCGTCCGTCGAGCCGTAGAAGCTGGTGAAGTCGTAGACGCCGCGCTGGGAGACGGCCGCCCGGAACCGATCGGTCTGGCCGACGGTCCAGGCGGTCATGAAGCCGCCGAAGCTGCCGCCGGTGACGTACTGTTCGTCCTCGTTGACGTACTCGCGGGAACAGACCTCCTCGACGCCCGCGAGCACGTCGGTGAGGGTGACCGCGCCCCAGTCGCGCTCGATCGCGCTCGCGTGATCCTCGCCGTAGCCGGTCGACCCGCGCGGGTTGGACCAGAAGA
Above is a genomic segment from Natrononativus amylolyticus containing:
- a CDS encoding conditioned medium-induced protein 4, coding for MDEKTEELRDIFTSVTDGEDTVTESQEDTRGSLEQDERTVEERLEAVITQMHDRYGFETDLSDEELIAVAEGFYDGESDAEIADSIGIDAETVFDARLAMHLIGEDDADEVDLAVIRAREESDAELAERYGVDTADISRYRRVADAKDESRAANDRYRDEFDSLLGDSDISDRMATDVREDGLEDATEGMETDVSF
- a CDS encoding CRISPR-associated protein Cas4 is translated as MTLVTFSDLRTAAYCPRKCYYVRRDDDREPPPGVDRRRALATRYEALLEADDDELAAEPIALGPAAYRERLAESRRRLAAADRWRPLCEPRERNVLAEGRHVRGVVHKVLTDPLEPSLVSTGKPPETGVWEPQSVHAVAAAKALAWEHETPVERAWLEYPAYGVIRAVPLTTRRKAIYRRTLRTVRELDGPPPRLGNRSKCRSCGYAAECGVRTRTLRSLIQRFTG
- a CDS encoding L-threonylcarbamoyladenylate synthase; translated protein: MTDLESAAAAIDAGELVVYPTETVYGLGADALEPAAVERVYEAKGRDRSNPISMAVPSVPAALEFVRATDRERQFMARFLPGPVTVLCRRRERVPDVLTAGGDRVGIRVPDHPLALSLCERAETPITATSANVSGRPSARRPGDLDAEIRDVARVVLEAGETAGTESTVVDVSSGTIHRRGTLADEIEAWLATR
- a CDS encoding redoxin domain-containing protein, with the translated sequence MPEFDVVDLGPADHPASGDEAPDFVRPLVTADDWTDRSLSSLLEEGATVLVFTPMIGSFVAQYVWDELRERGWGVAGDAGESGVSVAGVTASTPYSISHFLDEREYPFSIFADPANEVAAAYGIAHDLDGMAGVSEPRLAFVAVGGEGAVEAAWVAREWPEFPDYDDLEARLGLA
- a CDS encoding glutathione S-transferase N-terminal domain-containing protein: MADVTEPPLTLYRLQACPYCERVVRRLQEYGLEYRSRFVEPLHSRRDAVKRAAGVRTVPVLVDERTGVTMAESANIVDYLESTYADGSLEESTADSSVTATDAGGDD
- a CDS encoding hemolysin family protein; this encodes MVLISLLEVVPLAYEIPGTGIEIAESTVTWFGIAAVAVLILLSGFFSSSEIAMFSLPKHRVEGMVEEEVPGAARVKALKDDPHRLLVTILVGNNIVNIAMSSIATAVISLHLGGLYGVIFATFGITAIVLLFGESAPKSYAVENTESWAIRVAKPLKTTEYLLYPMVVLFDYLTRQVNKVTGSTGAIETPYVTRDEIQGMIESGEREGVLEEEEHEMLQRIFRFNQTIVKEVMTPRLDITAVPKDADVDEAIETCIQSGHARIPVYEGSLDNVQGVVHIRDLVRDLNYGETEDLELQDLIQPTLHVPESKNVDELLAEMRENRMHMVIVIDEFGTTEGLVTMEDVVEEIVGEILEGGEEVPIEEIDENTVLVRGEVNIEEVNEALEIDLPEGEEFETIAGFIFNRAGRLVEEGEEITYDGVRITIEDVENTRIMKARLTKLPEYERTAEAAENDDTE
- a CDS encoding inorganic phosphate transporter; this translates as MVDVATLGTFAVAAVASLFMAWTIGAGSSGSTPFAPAVGANAISVMRAGFLVGLCCFLGAVFQGANVSEAVGEELIGGVTLSAEAATIALTIAATLVAIGVFTGYPIATAFTVTGAVIGVGFAMGGDPAWLKYQEIAALWLLTPFVGGGIAYLTARALREEPIPERHVVLILAAIVGVLLANIEFAVLGPPDGGASVAVTLSAWIPGPSAFGVVAATGLLAIAFTAALHRDMRAGTTIAERHFLLVLGGLVAFSAGGSQVGLAVGPLVPLSDDVGLSITALLLGGGVGLLVGAWTGAPRMIKAISQDYSSLGPRRSIAALIPSFAIAQVAILYGIPVSFNQIVVSAIIGSGYAAAASGGGVSARKMGFTVLAWAISFVLSIVVSFGAYRGVAWLLF
- a CDS encoding DUF5828 family protein; the protein is MEESISGFKIRGDWGDVVEHGERVTQALRDARVHEPEHDYGARYARAFEEWEEWRPKAHETLETDVSAKTADKASVEEGRGERAGKDVDEDIQTAGEKLSESYEALEADDADQAVGNWKESIDYVARAADTASRKALRRVEDTVYQRVMTQLAPYYFDNELVSANIQQSGRGNGEEFIFEVNVNDDALKDSVSDTLAEYEDTVDRWHVEIEKDTDASEAIEGAEPPPEPEDHSRSTTN
- a CDS encoding SRPBCC family protein, producing MGTVEVSRFVSTQPAVLERRLTPDAIVECEGTFTVGDVEKRDGEWIVDAAARGLATRVRFEPLENGFRYEHVGGPLETLETTLTYAPENEGVRVVARSTVEMGVPPAALTDRIAAWKRRGELERTLEGISTLAAE
- the upp gene encoding uracil phosphoribosyltransferase, coding for MPIEDRDEAYLVTHALAKDTLSRLRDVETEQVGFRKGLVKLGRICGYEIIDGRMDTEYVEIETPLEATMGERVKGLDDVVIINVLRAATPFVEGLLKAFPRARQGVISASRDEEAGRGADGTFPITVDYVKLPEIREEDTVIVADPMLATGSTMCTVLEHVIESSPEPEHLIVLSAVSAPDGLLRVGEAFPEVDLLTVSIDDYLDDDGFIVPGLGDAGDRAFRTT
- a CDS encoding YgaP family membrane protein, giving the protein MKRNVGGLDRLLRLAVGLALLVVGYRYRRRTAGTVAFIAGSDVLASGVLGRCPMNALLGIDTCGES